One window of the Cryptomeria japonica chromosome 7, Sugi_1.0, whole genome shotgun sequence genome contains the following:
- the LOC131856236 gene encoding disease resistance protein Roq1-like, translated as MGSHSHAEHPLGLDELVQGFQSLLSEDKVKITGIVGMGGSGKTTLAKELFNRNFSSFQRCSFISEVRDAALKNALLQKQKKLLKDLGVHHLPFDSVDEGKAILANRFSSHRAFIILDDVDHIDQLNALLPNKDNLGSQSMVIVTSRELGVLQSWGLSSIYKMPGFGSSHARQLFCWHAFLQPSSPAEFETLVEEFLKACNGLPLSLKVLGAQLYGKKSKDYWESQLHKILRILPSEIQERLKVSYDALDEEEKEMFLDVACFLIGELKSTAIAVCDGMRCSGLHGLQTLVNKCLVELVYEEDDPRGHIFHGEKLRMHDHLRDMGREIASRHSSNRLWQPRIDDIKKHFKREMPIRGIRPPATFVAFKEYTQLMGISSRLSNGLEILHVNGNELTENFASLSEHLVWLRWKGFPLKKIPLWLTLRHLSVLEIDGADELKELWEDNVDPPEQLRELFIQDNIKLQRLPSSIGRLHNLKKLLFSFVGSSLLE; from the exons atgggatctcatagccacgcCGAACATCCACTTGGATTGGATGAACTGGTACAAGGCTTCCAATCACTTCTAAGTGAGGACAAAGTAAAAATCACGGGGATCGTGGGCATGGGAGGTAGTGGCAAAACCACGTTGGCCAAAGAACTCTTTAACAGGAACTTTTCCTCCTTTCAGAGGTGCAGTTTTATTTCCGAAGTGCGAGATGCAGCATTAAAAAATGCTCTGCTTCAGAAGCAGAAAAAGCTTCTTAAGGACCTCGGTGTCCATCATCTGCCATTCGACAGTGTAGATGAAGGTAAGGCCATTCTCGCAAATCGTTTTAGTTCTCATCGGGCGTTCATCATTTTGGATGACGTAGATCACATCGACCAGTTGAATGCTCTATTGCCAAATAAAGACAACCTTGGATCCCAAAGCATGGTTATTGTAACATCCCGAGAATTAGGTGTTCTTCAATCATGGGGCCTCTCCTCCATTTATAAAATGCCAGGATTTGGCAGCTCACATGCCAGACAGCTATTCTGCTGGCACGCTTTCTTGCAACCCTCTTCACCTGCTGAATTTGAAACTCTGGTTGAAGAGTTCTTAAAAGCATGCAATGGTTTGCCTCTGTCACTAAAGGTATTGGGGGCACAGTTATATGGCAAAAAGTCCAAGGATTACTGGGAATCCCAATTACATAAAATATTAAGAATATTGCCCAGTGAAATCCAAGAAAGGTTAAAAGTTAGCTATGATGCTctggatgaagaagaaaaagagatgTTCTTGGATGTGGCTTGCTTTCTCATTGGTGAATTGAAAAGTACCGCTATAGCAGTGTGTGATGGGATGCGTTGTAGTGGTCTTCATGGTTTACAAACACTTGTGAATAAGTGTCTTGTGGAGCTGGTTTACGAGGAAGATGATCCGAGAGGACATATCTTTCACGGGGAGAAGCTAAGGATGCATGATCATCTCAGGGATATGGGAAGGGAGATTGCAAGTAGACACTCATCAAATCGTCTTTGGCAACCACGTATTGATGATATAAAGAAACATTTCAAG AGAGAAATGCCAATTCGAGGGATACGACCTCCAGCTACTTTTGTGGCATTCAAAGAGTACACGCAGTTAATGGGAATCTCAAGTAGATTGTCAAATGGACTAGAAATTCTTCATGTGAATGGAAATGAGTTAACCGAAAATTTTGCATCATTATCAGAACATCTTGTGTGGCTTCGCTGGAAAGGTTTTCCCCTAAAAAAAATTCCACTATGGCTTACATTAAGACATTTAAGTGTTTTAGAGATTGATGGCGCTGATGAGCTGAAAGAATTGTGGGAAGATAATGTGGAT CCTCCTGAGCAATTGAGAGAGCTTTTTATACAGGACAACATAAAATTGCAACGGCTTCCAAGCTCAATAGGACGTCTTCACAATCTGAAAAAGCTTTTATTTAGCTTTGTCGGTAGCAGTTTGCTAGAATAG